The following proteins are co-located in the Argopecten irradians isolate NY chromosome 9, Ai_NY, whole genome shotgun sequence genome:
- the LOC138331836 gene encoding acetylcholine receptor subunit beta-type unc-29-like, whose product MKFLLTIFATLTSSATAQTSTDGTNLYTALMTGYQKHVRPGTDYSVPLTINVTFGLITIQEFAESEGKFVITGFFTINWFDDRLTWTPATYNGITNTLLSQKEVWKPNMVLGNTYDGLKFLGLDDFYIRYMSTGLATWSPADVYEVSCDVDVTFYPFDKQTCKLLFTPWFYMPTEISFHSLRNDLDLGMFTENSIWQLLSTQISIVENGFQIVEIALSFKRRFAFYVVNMILPLCLMTAINSFVFILPVDSGERVGFSITNLLSIAVFLTIVTDALPEASMPQISVLCYLLLTQLSMSVIIMLLTILSIKVHLSDEETIPQHYLKLVQIMGSKCRKSKSETAVVTPTVVSVTTAPQSRDKNDKKDVSRKKTPVEQKQLTTVEETDPKGDDVEITWKIVGNAFDKASLMFVIMTSLVINMTFMVYLIHAYF is encoded by the coding sequence atgaaatttctgTTGACGATTTTTGCTACGTTGACTTCTTCAGCTACTGCCCAAACATCTACTGATGGAACAAACCTATATACAGCTCTTATGACCGGCTATCAGAAACATGTCCGGCCTGGTACGGATTATTCAGTTCCACTAACTATCAATGTCACGTTCGGATTAATCACAATTCAAGAGTTTGCAGAGTCCGAAGGGAAATTCGTCATCACTGGTTTCTTTACTATAAACTGGTTTGATGACCGCTTGACATGGACACCGGCGACATACAACGGTATAACAAATACCCTTTTATCCCAGAAAGAAGTATGGAAACCAAATATGGTTCTAGGAAATACTTATGATGGTCTGAAGTTTTTAGGCTTAGATGACTTCTACATCAGGTACATGTCCACTGGCCTAGCCACCTGGAGCCCTGCTGATGTTTACGAAGTCTCGTGTGATGTTGACGTGACCTTCTATCCCTTCGACAAGCAGACATGTAAACTTTTGTTTACTCCGTGGTTTTACATGCCGACGGAAATCTCCTTCCATTCCTTAAGGAATGATCTAGATCTAGGAATGTTTACGGAAAATTCAATATGGCAGCTCTTATCAACACAAATATCTATCGTTGAGAACGGATTTCAGATTGTAGAAATTGCTCTTTCATTTAAGAGACGTTTCGCTTTTTATGTCGTAAACATGATTTTGCCTCTGTGTTTGATGACGGCCATAAATTCTTTCGTATTTATACTACCGGTCGACTCCGGTGAACGGGTCGGGTTCTCCATTACAAACCTGCTGTCTATCGCCGTCTTTCTGACGATTGTAACAGATGCTCTTCCGGAAGCGTCTATGCCACAAATCTCCGTGCTGTGCTACCTCCTTCTCACGCAGTTAAGCATGAGTGTGATTATCATGCTTTTGACGATTTTATCAATTAAGGTCCACTTGTCAGACGAAGAAACTATACCTCAACACTACTTAAAACTCGTTCAGATAATGGGATCCAAGTGTCGGAAAAGTAAATCCGAAACAGCGGTTGTGACTCCGACCGTCGTCAGTGTTACTACGGCGCCGCAGTCACGCGACAAAAACGACAAGAAGGATGTGTCGAGAAAGAAAACGCCTGTCGAACAGAAGCAACTTACAACAGTGGAGGAAACCGACCCTAAAGGTGATGACGTTGAGATCACTTGGAAAATAGTAGGGAACGCATTCGATAAGGCGTCGTTAATGTTtgtcattatgacgtcacttgTGATAAACATGACGTTTATGGTATATCTTATCCATGCTTACTTCTAA